The nucleotide window CGTGGCCATCCGGGCCTTCAGCCCCTGTAGCAGTGTCTGGCTGGTATTTTGGGGCACTAGCTGAATAATCGGGATATCTTTGTTCAGCCGATGAAGGATCTGAACCGCTTCTTTCGCGCCAAACTGTCCCTCTACCTGAGGGCTCAGTATCAGATCCCAGGAGCGTTCACTCAGCGCCTGGTTGAACTCTTCAGCTGACTGTACCTGTTGCCCTCTGGGAGCGAGCCGGGCACCCCGTAACAGGGTGATTATCGGATCCGCTTCCTCTGCGGTCAGACCTAGAAACAGGATATGCACATTTTTGCGCAGTCGCTGTCGCTGTTCAGAAATAATCCTTTTTAACAGGCCATCAGGCTCACCTGTTGCTGTTTGTCCGCTCATTGTTTTCTTCTGCAGTTAAAGCACTATATGGATCACTGAGTGTATCCGCTTTGAGCCAATCTGTCAGCGGGCAGCGCTTTAAAAAACCGAGGCGCGTTGCCCGATCATCATAAAGAGCCTTCTTTATATTTGTAGGAGCGGCTTCCAGCCGCGAATGAAAATCACCAGATACTGCTCGCGGCTGGAAGCCGCTCCTACAATATAAATTGTTGTGTTGATTAGGTCGCTGTGACAAGTCCGACAACGCGCAACTAGCTAGGTATTGCGCATAATACCGAAGCATTAGTCTGACCAGGGGCTTATTAAAAGGAAGAATGTGAAGCCAGAAAAGAATGGCTGGGGTAGGAGGATTGATCCTTACCGTCTTCGACGCTAAGTCCCCTGCGGGCTTCGCTGGCGCTCGTCTCAAATTGCTGCGCAATTAGTTGAACCTCGAGGTTCTCGTGCTTGCTGATAGTGTGAGTCTTTACTGAACTGTATTTTGATAAGAAAGAATGGCTGGGGTAGGAGGATTGATCCTTACCGTCTTCGACGCTAAGTCCCCTGCGGGCTTCGCTGGCGCTCGTCTCAAATTGCTGCGCAATTAGTTGAACCTCGAGGTTCTCGTGCTTGCTGATAGTGTGAGTCTTTGCTGAGCCGTAACTTGAGAAGAAAGAATGGCTGGGGTAGGAGGATTGATCCTTACCGTCTTCGACGCTAAGTCCCCTGCGGGCTTCGCTGGCGCTCGTCTCAAATTGCTGCGCAATTAGTCGAACCTCGAGGTTCTCGTGCTTGCTGACAGTTTGAGTTTTTGCTGAGCCGTAACTTGATAAGAAAGAATGGCTGGGGTAGGAGGATTCGAACCTCCGCATGACGAGATCAAAACCCGTTGCCTTACCGCTTGGCGATACCCCAGCAAAAAGAATGGTGGCAATAGCGGGACTCGAACCTGCGACCCTCGCATTATGAATGCGATGCTCTAACCAGCTGAGCTATATTGCCATCTATATAACAGTGGGTTTAATAACCGTCATATAAATATGGTGGGTAACTAGCGGAACAGAGTCCGGATTGCTACACACCTTCTCTAAACAAACTATCAGATAGTCAGTCAGAAGATGGCTGGGGTAGGAGGATTCGAACCTCCGCATGACGAGATCAAAACCCGTTGCCTTACCGCTTGGCGATACCCCAGCAAAGTCTGATAAGTGAATGGTGGCAATAGCGGGACTCGAACCTGCGACCCTCGCATTATGAATGCGATGCTCTAACCAGCTGAGCTATATTGCCTTAGCACTTATCAAGGCCGCGAATTATTCTCTTTTTTGCTAATCATGTCAACCGATTAGCGGGAAAAAACCGGTCATTTTCTCTGCCGGTCGCAAGGCAAAAAAATAGCCATACTGAATGACCTCAGAATGGCTGTTTTTTGTACTATAAACAGGGTTTAGGGGGAATATCTATTCCCTGTTGTTGTATCAGACGTTAAAGCGGTAGTGAACCACATCACCATCTTTGAGGATGTAGTCTTTCCCTTCAAGACGCCATTTACCGGCATCCTTGGCACCCGCTTCACCCTTGTACTGAATGAAATCATCATAACCAATGACTTCAGCCCGGATAAAGCCTTTCTGGAAGTCGGTGTGGATAACGCCAGCGCCTTCAGGAGCTGTAGCGCCCTGTTTGACAGTCCAGGCCCGCACCTCTTTCACTCCGGCCGTAAAGTAGGTGTGCAGCCCCAGCAGGGAATAGCCTGCACGGATCACCCGGTCAAGACCCGGTTCTTCCATGCCCATCTCCTGCAGGAATTCCAGTTTCTCCTCATCTTCCAGCTCAGATATCTCAGCTTCCATCTTATTGCAGATGATAACGACTTCTGCGCCTTCCTCTTCAGCCAGACTGACTACTTTGTCCAGATGAGGATTATTTTCAAAACCATCTTCCGCAACGTTGGCGATATACATGGTCGGCTTGGTGGTCAGCAGATGGAACTGAAGGATTTCCGCCTGCTCTTCGTCATTCAGTTCAAGGGCGCGAACCGGTTTTCCCTGCTCCAGTTGAGCGAGGATTTTTTCCAGGATTACTTTCGATTTCAGTGCATCTTTATCGCCGCTTTTGGCGACCCGCAGCACTTTGTTCAGCTGTTTTTCAACTGATTCAAGGTCCGCCAGTGCCAGTTCGGTATTGATGATCTCGATATCATCAATCGGATCAATCTTATTGGCGACGTGGATGACATTGTCATCTTCAAAGCAGCGCACGACGTGTGCAATTGCATCGGTTTCACGGATGTTGGCGAGAAACTTATTTCCCAGTCCTTCACCTTTTGAGGCGCCGGCAACCAGACCTGCAATATCGACAAACTCCATCGTCGTTGCCAGGACGCGTTCAGGTTTTACGATTTCAGCCAGGGCGTCCAGACGGGGGTCCGGCATAGGTACTACGCCCGCATTGGGTTCAATCGTACAGAATGGAAAGTTTTCTGCGCCAATGCCTGCTTTAGTCAGGGCATTAAACAGAGTAGATTTGCCTACGTTTGGCAAGCCAACGATGCCGCATTTGAAACCCATGGCTGTGATCCTGTCGTCAGTTGTTCGGCTTAAAAGAGTGTAAGGTTGTCATCGCTTTGTGCCAGTCGCCGCCAGCGGCCTGTTCCAGCACTCGCATGGCTTCGTCGCAGGCCGCTTCAGTGATGCTGAACTCGGAAGCGGGGGCTTTTTTCAGCACAAAACCGGTGACCTCGCTTGCGCTGCCCGGGTGTCCGATGCCGATGCGCAGGCGATAAAAATTCTTGTTGTTGCCTAGCTTGCTGATGATGTCGCGCAAACCGTTATGTCCACCGTGACCTCCGCCTTGTTTAAAGCGGGCAACACCGGGCGGCAGATCCAGTTCGTCGTGGGCGACAAGTATCTGTTCAGCGGGAATCTTATAAAAATTAGCCAGAGAGGCAACTGCCTGGCCACTGAGATTCATAAAGGTAGTCGGGATCAGCAGGTGAACAGGTTGACCGTTCAGGCTGATCTTGCCATACAGACCGTGAAACTTCGTTTCCGGTTTGAGTTGGGTAAGGTGCCGGGCAGCAAGCTGCCCGACAAAGTCGGCTCCGGCATTGTGACGGGTCTGGTCATACTTCTGGCCAGGATTGCCCAAGCCAACGATCAGTTGTATCTGGTCTTGCATACCGGAGCCTGTAGTCAGCTATTACTTACCAGCTTTAGCTGCACGTGGTGCGTAAGCCTGAGCGATACCCTGGTCACGGTCAGCACCGCGACGCAGTTGTACAATCTCAACGCCTTTTGGCAGAGTGATGTTGGACAGGTGGATAACCTGATCCATATCGACTTTAGACAGGTCAACTTCCAGTACTTCTGGCAGGTTTTCTGGCAAGCAGACAACTTTTGCAGTGTTTTGCTGGATGGTGAACTTACCAGACGCTTTACCGGCCGGAGACTGGCTGAAGTTAACAAAGCTCAGCGGCACGATGATCTCGATAGGCGTAGATTTGTTGACGCGCTGGAAGTCAACGTGCATCACGGAGCTTTTAGCCGGGTGACGTTGCAGATCTTTAACGATAACTTTTTCTTCTTTGCCTTCCAGTTCCAGAGTCAGAATAGAAGAGAAGAAGCTAGAATCTTCGATCTGTTTAACCAGAACACGGTTTTCCAGGGAGATAGACACAGGCTTTTTACGCTTGTCACCACCGTAAACTACAGCAGGAACAAAACCAGCATGACGCAGGCGGCGGCTCGCACCTTTCCCTTCGTCAGTACGAGGCTGTGCATTCAATACAAAATCGGTCATTTTAGTACCTTCAATAAAAACAAAACTGCAAACACCTTGCGACCAGGTATTTGCAGTTATTTCAGTAAGCCCGTAATGGGCACGTTTTCCCGTTTGGGATGTTTATCAGCTACCGATAAGCTCGCGGGCTTAGCGGAACATAGCGCTGATAGATTCTTCATTACAGACGCGGCGTACCGCTTCTGCCAGCATCGGCGCCAGGGTTAGCTGACGGATCTGAGGACAGTTCGCTGCAGCTTCACTCAGCGGGATTGTATCTGTGACAACCAGTTCATCAAGATCAGAGCCTGAAATATTGCTGATTGCTGCACCCGATAGCACTGCATGGGTTGCATAAGCAACCACCTTCTCGGCGCCGTTAGCTTTCAGCGCGCCAGCGGCTTTACACAGGGTGCCGGCGGTATCACACATGTCATCGACCAGGATACAGGTGCGGCCTTTTACATCACCAATCAGGTTCATTACCTGAGCTTCGTTGGCTTTTTCACGACGCTTGTCGATAATCGCCAGATCACAGCCAAGTTGTTTGGCGACTGCCCGTGCGCGTACTACACCACCGACATCGGGGGAGACAACGATCGGGTTGTCATAGCTCTGACGGGCGATCTCATCCAGCAGTACCGGAGAGCCGTAGACGTTATCCACAGGGATATCGAAGAAGCCCTGAATCTGGTCGGCATGCAGATCGACGGTCAGTACCCGGTCGATTCCTACGCCTGCCAGCATATCAGCAACAACTTTGGCGCTGATCGCAACCCGGGCAGAGCGCGGACGGCGATCCTGGCGGGCATAACCATAATAGGGAATGACAGCAGTAATCCGGCTGGCGGAGCCACGACGCAGCGCGTCAGCCATGACGATCAGTTCCATCAGGTTGTCATTGGTCGGAGCACAGGTGGACTGGAGGATGAATACATCCTTGCCACGGGCGTTCTCAAGAATCTCAACGCTGATTTCACCATCGCTGAATTTCGTTACGGTGGCTTCGCCCATCGGAATATCGAGGCGCTCTACAACTTTTTCAGCCAGCTGGCGATTTGCATTGCCAGTGAAGACCATCATTTTAGGCACAGTGTCT belongs to Amphritea atlantica and includes:
- a CDS encoding ribose-phosphate pyrophosphokinase; protein product: MPKMMVFTGNANRQLAEKVVERLDIPMGEATVTKFSDGEISVEILENARGKDVFILQSTCAPTNDNLMELIVMADALRRGSASRITAVIPYYGYARQDRRPRSARVAISAKVVADMLAGVGIDRVLTVDLHADQIQGFFDIPVDNVYGSPVLLDEIARQSYDNPIVVSPDVGGVVRARAVAKQLGCDLAIIDKRREKANEAQVMNLIGDVKGRTCILVDDMCDTAGTLCKAAGALKANGAEKVVAYATHAVLSGAAISNISGSDLDELVVTDTIPLSEAAANCPQIRQLTLAPMLAEAVRRVCNEESISAMFR
- the pth gene encoding aminoacyl-tRNA hydrolase; protein product: MQDQIQLIVGLGNPGQKYDQTRHNAGADFVGQLAARHLTQLKPETKFHGLYGKISLNGQPVHLLIPTTFMNLSGQAVASLANFYKIPAEQILVAHDELDLPPGVARFKQGGGHGGHNGLRDIISKLGNNKNFYRLRIGIGHPGSASEVTGFVLKKAPASEFSITEAACDEAMRVLEQAAGGDWHKAMTTLHSFKPNN
- the ychF gene encoding redox-regulated ATPase YchF, with the protein product MGFKCGIVGLPNVGKSTLFNALTKAGIGAENFPFCTIEPNAGVVPMPDPRLDALAEIVKPERVLATTMEFVDIAGLVAGASKGEGLGNKFLANIRETDAIAHVVRCFEDDNVIHVANKIDPIDDIEIINTELALADLESVEKQLNKVLRVAKSGDKDALKSKVILEKILAQLEQGKPVRALELNDEEQAEILQFHLLTTKPTMYIANVAEDGFENNPHLDKVVSLAEEEGAEVVIICNKMEAEISELEDEEKLEFLQEMGMEEPGLDRVIRAGYSLLGLHTYFTAGVKEVRAWTVKQGATAPEGAGVIHTDFQKGFIRAEVIGYDDFIQYKGEAGAKDAGKWRLEGKDYILKDGDVVHYRFNV
- a CDS encoding 50S ribosomal protein L25/general stress protein Ctc, translating into MTDFVLNAQPRTDEGKGASRRLRHAGFVPAVVYGGDKRKKPVSISLENRVLVKQIEDSSFFSSILTLELEGKEEKVIVKDLQRHPAKSSVMHVDFQRVNKSTPIEIIVPLSFVNFSQSPAGKASGKFTIQQNTAKVVCLPENLPEVLEVDLSKVDMDQVIHLSNITLPKGVEIVQLRRGADRDQGIAQAYAPRAAKAGK